One genomic segment of Synchiropus splendidus isolate RoL2022-P1 chromosome 16, RoL_Sspl_1.0, whole genome shotgun sequence includes these proteins:
- the kcnf1b gene encoding potassium voltage-gated channel subfamily F member 1, translating into MWTLPKPRYWSPASDPEITVNIGGVRVALTGDVLDRYPESRLSELLHSSAHNPEQILSLCDDFDQARKEFYFDRDPDAFKCIVDVYYFGEIHIKNGICPICFTKEMEFWRIDPGVLDECCKSYLGEKEDELREIASKVKVILEDLEEEKSVTRSQRCQRFLWRLMEKPGSSLVARVIAITSFLSVLVSAVVMCVGTIPELQVTDTEGKLVEHPTLEAIETTCMLWFTAEYLLRLLSAPNKLHFALSFMNLIDFLAITPFYVVLALTYLGNTSMMELTNVQQAVQALRIMRIARIFKLARHSSGLQTLTYALKRSLKELGLLLMYMGVGIFVFSALAYTMEQSHPDTLFRSIPQSFWWAIITMTTVGYGDIYPKTTLGKCNAAVSFLCGVIAIALPIHPIINNFVVYYNKQKVLETAAKHEVELMELKSGSAVRRKSKD; encoded by the coding sequence ATGTGGACTCTTCCCAAGCCGAGATACTGGTCACCTGCTTCGGATCCTGAGATAACAGTCAACATCGGCGGAGTTCGGGTGGCTCTGACCGGGGACGTTTTGGACCGTTACCCTGAAAGCAGACTGTCGGAGTTGCTCCACTCCTCGGCTCACAACCCAGAGCAGATCCTGTCCCTCTGTGACGACTTCGACCAGGCTCGGAAAGAGTTCTACTTCGACCGGGACCCTGATGCGTTCAAGTGCATCGTGGACGTTTACTACTTCGGCGAGATCCACATTAAGAACGGCATCTGCCCGATCTGCTTCACCAAGGAGATGGAGTTCTGGAGGATCGACCCGGGGGTTTTGGACGAGTGCTGCAAAAGCTACTTGGGTGAGAAGGAGGACGAGCTGCGGGAGATAGCGAGCAAGGTGAAGGTGATTCTGGAAGActtggaggaggagaagtccgTGACGCGCAGCCAGCGGTGCCAGCGTTTCCTGTGGAGGCTGATGGAGAAGCCCGGATCTTCGCTTGTTGCGCGCGTAATTGCCATCACGTCCTTCCTGTCAGTGCTGGTTTCTGCTGTGGTCATGTGTGTCGGGACCATCCCGGAGCTCCAGGTGACCGACACCGAGGGGAAGCTGGTGGAGCACCCCACTCTGGAGGCGATAGAAACCACCTGCATGCTGTGGTTCACCGCCGAGTACCTGCTGCGCCTCCTCTCCGCTCCGAACAAGCTCCACTTCGCGCTCTCCTTCATGAACTTGATCGACTTCCTGGCGATCACGCCCTTCTATGTGGTCCTGGCTCTTACCTACCTGGGCAACACATCCATGATGGAGCTGACCAACGTGCAACAGGCGGTCCAGGCGCTCCGGATCATGCGCATTGCGCGTATTTTCAAGCTGGCGCGTCACTCCTCCGGACTCCAAACTCTCACTTACGCGCTGAAGAGGAGCCTGAAGGAGCTCGGCCTGCTCCTCATGTACATGGGCGTGGGCATCTTCGTGTTCTCCGCCCTGGCCTACACCATGGAACAGAGTCACCCGGACACTTTATTCCGCAGCATCCCGCAGTCCTTCTGGTGGGCCATCATCACCATGACCACCGTGGGCTACGGAGATATCTACCCCAAAACCACGCTGGGGAAGTGTAACGCCGCCGTGAGTTTTCTCTGCGGGGTCATCGCCATCGCGCTCCCGATACACCCCATCATCAATAACTTCGTGGTGTACTACAACAAGCAGAAGGTTCTGGAAACAGCAGCGAAGCACGAAGTGGAGTTGATGGAGCTGAAGTCTGGCAGTGCCGTGCGCAGAAAGTCCAAGGACTGA
- the LOC128747861 gene encoding sushi domain-containing protein 4-like, producing MCDGKRESLSSACWAHSCGFFLLLVPTLISPGQCSGCFRPIIVQHGSANLSESNMSFFPVGTVLEYHCDPGYLPDGPSILTCTTLGLWSFEPPNCIHSDVCQPPYQPENGGYICHPSPCQTLSHGTVIEYFCNEGYSLKGERKYLTCEYGEWDSQLQINCLMEQGCMTPYMFQNSWVNLTVNNMGQFSVGTVLQYSCDPGYLPHGPSLISCTASGHWSSEPPRCIRSDACLPMSEPENGGYTCHPSPCQTFSHGTVLKFFCDTGFILKGEYKYLTCQNGQWDGPMEISCVSQGCSRPYTQQHVSSNLTEINSSYFPVGTVLEFRCEAGYIQEGPSIVTCLVPGHWSSEPPHCLHSDVCLPPYEPENGGYLCHPFPCGRLTHGTVIEYFCDEGYILRGDYKYLTCQYGEWDSRMPISCLLEEDDESALPLGMPALSIVSSTASSVALILLLVVLFVLLQPKLKSLHRRDQGLSGTPVSIMVEGVQVCLPSYEEAVNSGTGPSLNPESRVQIVLSEGQHAMSPEAGPSRPSPLKQLHSESAIVHTAPSPLSSSPLPSSSTWTLDHTGAVGPPSFQETSSTESDSLTLMDSETDCSDDMPLLKET from the exons ATGTGCGATGGAAAGAGAGAGTCACTATCAAGCGCCTGCTGGGCCCACAGCTGCGGCTTCTTCTTGCTGCTAGTGCCGACCCTCATATCCCCTGGACAATGCTCAG gtTGTTTTCGACCCATCATAGTGCAGCATGGCTCTGCTAACCTGTCAGAGTCCAACATGAGCTTCTTTCCTGTGGGCACCGTTCTCGAGTACCACTGTGACCCTGGCTACCTGCCAGACGGGCCCAGCATTCTCACCTGCACTACACTGGGACTCTGGTCTTTCGAACCACCAAACTGCATCCACAGTGATG TTTGCCAACCTCCATATCAGCCAGAGAACGGGGGCTACATCTGCCACCCTTCCCCATGTCAAACACTTTCCCATGGCACTGTGATTGAATATTTCTGCAATGAAGGATACTCACTTAAAGGAGAACGCAAATACCTCACGTGTGAATATGGGGAGTGGGACAGCCAGCTGCAGATCAACTGCCTGATGGAGCAGG GATGCATGACGCCATACATGTTCCAGAACAGCTGGGTGAACCTCACAGTGAATAACATGGGCCAGTTCTCTGTGGGCACAGTGCTGCAGTACAGCTGTGACCCAGGTTACCTACCACACGGACCCAGTTTAATCTCCTGCACCGCCTCAGGACACTGGTCTTCTGAACCTCCTCGCTGTATACGCAGTGATG CTTGTCTACCAATGTCAGAACCAGAGAACGGAGGGTACACCTGTCACCCTTCCCCATGCCAGACCTTTTCTCACGGCACGGTTCTAAAATTCTTTTGTGATACCGGCTTCATTCTCAAAGGAGAATATAAATATCTGACCTGTCAGAACGGGCAGTGGGACGGTCCCATGGAGATCAGCTGTGTCAGCCAAG GGTGTTCCCGACCCTACACGCAGCAGCATGTTTCATCGAATTTAACTGAGATCAACAGCAGCTATTTTCCAGTTGGCACTGTGCTGGAGTTCCGCTGCGAAGCTGGCTACATTCAAGAAGGACCCAGCATTGTCACGTGTCTGGTGCCAGGACACTGGTCATCAGAGCCTCCTCATTGTCTGCACAGTGACG TGTGCCTGCCTCCGTATGAACCGGAAAATGGAGGCTACCTCTGCCATCCTTTTCCTTGTGGGAGACTTACCCATGGCACTGTGATCGAGTATTTCTGCGATGAAGGCTACATTCTGAGGGGCGACTATAAATATCTCACCTGTCAGTACGGCGAGTGGGATAGCAGAATGCCCATCAGCTGCCTCTTGGAGGAAG ATGACGAGTCAGCTCTGCCCTTGGGGATGCCTGCGTTGTCCATAGTTTCGTCAACAGCCAGCTCAGTTGCTCTCATCTTGCTTCTTGTTGTGCTGTTTGTTCTTCTGCAGCCAAAACTCAAGTCCCTCCATCG ACGTGATCAAGGGCTCAGTGGCACGCCCGTGTCCATCATGGTGGAAGGTGTCCAGGTCTGTCTGCCGTCATACGAAGAGGCTGTTAACAGTGGAACAGGCCCCAGTCTCAACCCAGAATCCCGCGTCCAGATCGTCCTCTCTGAAGGGCAGCATGCCATGTCGCCAGAGGCCGGCCCCTCTCGGCCCTCACCCCTCAAACAGCTGCACTCAGAGAGTGCTATCGTCCACACTGCTCCAAGTCCGCTCTCATCATCCCCATTACCGTCATCGTCCACCTGGACTCTGGACCACACGGGTGCAGTGGGGCCTCCTTCTTTCCAGGAAACATCATCAACAGAAAGTGACAGTCTGACACTGATGGACTCGGAGACAGACTGCTCTGATG ATATGCCGTTATTGAAGGAGACATGA
- the fsip1 gene encoding fibrous sheath-interacting protein 1 isoform X2 — MVVTCKNMDIIKGSLDGISRPASSELTGSRVSSVSLPNSERYCPTTPFTLEVLTNDALDFQFPNTVEETDIRSSSGDQSEIDDDPQLQTALEEMRRLDEMLTAVITREKQAKVQLKRLKAKLWQELMDCIPAGHAECAQEAKNTRMFLALEAPLDLDEDEDFVPVFTTQLCEKQPHNPSESFEQGLEETGEEQFDGRHRGASKDREKQKDFVKRNIELARGDQGQMLFTKAEEARLAELLRDTDEEDTDTARGVVSEILGPGVDRRCDDQQPGEKVLQDIKERREEERRLQEINSQLKLLDQDRGMDGLLDLI, encoded by the exons ATGGTTGTAACATGTAAAAATATGGACATAATAAAGGGTAGTTTGGACGGTATTTCGAGACCAGCGTCGAGTGAGCTAACAGGTAGCCGTGTGTCGAGTGTTTCGCTGCCAAATAGCGAGAGATATTGTCCAACAACTCCATTTACTCTCGAAGTTTTGACCAACGACGCACTGGACTTCCAG TTTCCAAACACAGTTGAAGAAACCGACATCCGCTCTAGCTCTGGAG ATCAGTCAGAGATTGATGATGATCCACAACTTCAGACGGCCCTTGAAGAAATGAGAAGACTTGATGAAATGCTGACTGCAGTCATCACCAGAGAGAAGCAAGCGAAGGTTCAGCTCAAACGACTGAAGGCAAAACTGTGGCAGGAACTTATG GATTGCATACCGGCGGGACATGCTGAGTGTGCACAGGAAGCGAAGAACACAAGGATGTTTCTGGCTCTAGAAGCACCACTTG acttggatgaggatgaagattttGTTCCGGTGTTTACAACTCAACTTT GTGAAAAGCAGCCACACAACCCAAGTGAATCATTTGAACAAGGCCTGGAGGAGACTGGTGAAGAGCAATTTGACGGCAGACATCGTGGGGCTTCCAAAGACAGAGAGAAACAGAAGGACTTTGTCAAGAGAAACATCGAG CTTGCGAGGGGCGACCAAGGCCAAATGCTTTTTACAAAAGCAGAGGAAGCTCGTCTGGCTGAACTTCTCAGAGACACTGATGAGGAGGACACAGACACCGCCAGAGGAGTAGTCAGCGAG ATCCTTGGCCCAGGCGTTGACCGGAGGTGTGATGACCAACAGCCAGGAGAAAAGGTCCTCCAGGATATAAAagaaaggagagaagaagagcgGCGACTCCAAGAGATCAACAGCCAGCTGAAGTTGCTGGATCAAGACCGAGGGATGGATGGGCTTCTCGACCTAATTTGA
- the LOC128747070 gene encoding V-type proton ATPase subunit C 1-B-like — protein MTDLWMISVPLDKKTSASVDKLKRIIAKTKAASCCRFHIPELKVGVLDSLLTVSDEMAKLDMTTESVLKRTCQSLRELMVQTGDKQEEDVVANGLDLMSHVTKFQWDKAKYPTSQPLSSLVALITKEVSQLEAELKSRYATYSKLKSELQCRQQKPERNLQTCSLNEIVRREDLVVSEYLTTLLVVTSRGNYAVWEGTYESLSDFVVPRSSRKLYENEEAGIFSVTLFRKAVSEFKVKAQKNMFVVREYSVEQEEKRLKELKALTIQKTEQYGFFMRWLMVNLSELFVTWIHLKALRVFVESVLRYGLPVNYQALVLQPDRKGTRKLREELASLFMHLDPTATVSKTEVSCDIPGLCPQEYFSYVCYHINTGVLDVDQPAAKTGPEL, from the exons ATGACAGACTTGTGGATGATCTCTGTCCCACTGGACAAGAAGACGTCGGCCAGTGTGGACAAACTCAAACGCATCATTGCCAAAACCAAAGCCGCCTCTTGCTGCAGGTTCCACATACCAGAACTCAAG GTGGGAGTCCTGGACAGCCTGCTGACAGTATCCGATGAAATGGCCAAGCTTGACATGACCACCGAGAG TGTGCTGAAAAGAACTTGTCAGTCTCTGAGAGAGTTGATGGTGCAGACCGGTGACAAGCAGGAGGAAGACGTTGTAGCCAATGGac TGGACCTGATGAGCCACGTGACCAAGTTCCAGTGGGACAAAGCCAAGTACCCGACATCACAGCCTCTCTCCAGCCTGGTGGCGTTGATCACAAAG GAAGTCTCCCAGCTGGAGGCCGAGTTGAAATCCAGATACGCAACATACAGCAAATTAAAAAGTGAGCTGCAGTGTCGACAGCAGAAACCGGA GAGGAATTTACAAACCTGCAGTCTGAATGAAATCGTGAGGAGAGAAGACCTGGTGGTCTCGGAGTACCTCACCACGCTGCTGGTGGTCACTTCCAG AGGGAACTATGCTGTATGGGAGGGGACATACGAGTCCTTGTCAGACTTTGTGGTTCCACGCTCCAGTAG AAAGCTTTACGAGAACGAGGAAGCAGGCATTTTTTCAGTGACGCTTTTCCGAAAAGCCGTGTCCGAATTCAAAGTCAAAGCTCAGAAGAACAT GTTTGTGGTGCGAGAGTACAGCGtcgagcaggaggagaagaggctaAAAGAGCTGAAGGCGCTGACCATTCAGAAGACAGAACAATAC GGGTTCTTCATGCGGTGGTTGATGGTAAACCTGAGTGAGCTCTTTGTAACCTGGATTCATCTCAAAGCCCTCAGGGTGTTTGTGGAATCAGTCCTCAG ATACGGACTGCCGGTCAACTACCAGGCCCTCGTGTTGCAGCCGGACAGAAAGGGTACTAGGAAGCTGAGGGAGGAACTTGCGTCCTTGTTTATGCACTTGGACCCAACAGCCACTGTCAGCAAGACAGAA GTGAGCTGTGATATTCCAGGCTTGTGTCCACAAGAATACTTCTCCTACGTCTGCTACCACATCAACACAGGCGTGCTGGATGTCGACCAGCCAGCTGCAAAGACGGGACCTGAGCTCTGA
- the fsip1 gene encoding fibrous sheath-interacting protein 1 isoform X1, translating to MVVTCKNMDIIKGSLDGISRPASSELTGSRVSSVSLPNSERYCPTTPFTLEVLTNDALDFQFPNTVEETDIRSSSGDQSEIDDDPQLQTALEEMRRLDEMLTAVITREKQAKVQLKRLKAKLWQELMDCIPAGHAECAQEAKNTRMFLALEAPLDLDEDEDFVPVFTTQLCEKQPHNPSESFEQGLEETGEEQFDGRHRGASKDREKQKDFVKRNIELARGDQGQMLFTKAEEARLAELLRDTDEEDTDTARGVVSEEDAWAVSVLSGQGYTPQPSDLQQLSDIDSKLRLLLPRDEFLSVQSSFSNLRAPPILGPGVDRRCDDQQPGEKVLQDIKERREEERRLQEINSQLKLLDQDRGMDGLLDLI from the exons ATGGTTGTAACATGTAAAAATATGGACATAATAAAGGGTAGTTTGGACGGTATTTCGAGACCAGCGTCGAGTGAGCTAACAGGTAGCCGTGTGTCGAGTGTTTCGCTGCCAAATAGCGAGAGATATTGTCCAACAACTCCATTTACTCTCGAAGTTTTGACCAACGACGCACTGGACTTCCAG TTTCCAAACACAGTTGAAGAAACCGACATCCGCTCTAGCTCTGGAG ATCAGTCAGAGATTGATGATGATCCACAACTTCAGACGGCCCTTGAAGAAATGAGAAGACTTGATGAAATGCTGACTGCAGTCATCACCAGAGAGAAGCAAGCGAAGGTTCAGCTCAAACGACTGAAGGCAAAACTGTGGCAGGAACTTATG GATTGCATACCGGCGGGACATGCTGAGTGTGCACAGGAAGCGAAGAACACAAGGATGTTTCTGGCTCTAGAAGCACCACTTG acttggatgaggatgaagattttGTTCCGGTGTTTACAACTCAACTTT GTGAAAAGCAGCCACACAACCCAAGTGAATCATTTGAACAAGGCCTGGAGGAGACTGGTGAAGAGCAATTTGACGGCAGACATCGTGGGGCTTCCAAAGACAGAGAGAAACAGAAGGACTTTGTCAAGAGAAACATCGAG CTTGCGAGGGGCGACCAAGGCCAAATGCTTTTTACAAAAGCAGAGGAAGCTCGTCTGGCTGAACTTCTCAGAGACACTGATGAGGAGGACACAGACACCGCCAGAGGAGTAGTCAGCGAG GAGGACGCGTGGGCTGTGTCCGTCTTGTCCGGCCAGGGTTACACCCCGCAGCCGtctgacctgcagcagctcagCGACATTGATTCCAAGCTTCGGCTTCTCCTTCCTCGTGATGAGTTTCTCTCCGTGCAAAGCTCCTTCTCAAACTTGAGAGCGCCTCCG ATCCTTGGCCCAGGCGTTGACCGGAGGTGTGATGACCAACAGCCAGGAGAAAAGGTCCTCCAGGATATAAAagaaaggagagaagaagagcgGCGACTCCAAGAGATCAACAGCCAGCTGAAGTTGCTGGATCAAGACCGAGGGATGGATGGGCTTCTCGACCTAATTTGA